AAACCGCTTCTAAAGGTCATTAGCTGTACAAAAACTCCCGTGTATGGCGCAGGATTGGGCCATGGGAACCGTCACCGAATACCTTGAGGGCGTCAGCGAAGCCAACCGCTCGATTCTGGAGCGCATAGTGGGGATCGCCCGCGAACTCGCGCCCGACGCCGAAGAAGGCGTCAGCTACGGTATGCCTGCGCTGCTTGTTGACGGCAAGGGCTTCCTGAGCGTGCAGGAAACCAAAAAGCACC
Above is a genomic segment from Arthrobacter sp. YN containing:
- a CDS encoding iron chaperone — encoded protein: MAQDWAMGTVTEYLEGVSEANRSILERIVGIARELAPDAEEGVSYGMPALLVDGKGFLSVQETKKHLALYPFSGQILPEMSEELGGYSWSPGTLRFSADNPVPDSLVRRILETRLASIRK